From a single Corvus hawaiiensis isolate bCorHaw1 chromosome 23, bCorHaw1.pri.cur, whole genome shotgun sequence genomic region:
- the SFPQ gene encoding splicing factor, proline- and glutamine-rich isoform X2: MSRDRFRSRGGGGGGFHRRGGGGGRGGPNHDFRSPPPGMGMGQNRGPMAGGPQGPGGPPGGGPKPEPPKPPTSTPAPPSSSSSASATTAGPTGSQAGAPPSSALPAGQQPQQQPPVSAPSSSPSGPQPQSKPSPSPTPAGGPKKGQGQSPGGGPKGPGGPQQGPHKGGPGHRGGPGGEPRGRGQQHQGQQSLGALQGSGERSEKLSDEGFKANLSLLRRPGEKTYTQRCRLFVGNLPADITDEDFKRLFAKYGEPGEVFINKGKGFGFIKLESRALAEIAKAELDDTPMRGRQLRVRFATHAAALSVRNLSPYVSNELLEEAFSQFGPVERAVVIVDDRGRSTGKGIVEFASKPAARKAFERCTEGVFLLTTTPRPVIVEPLEQLDDEDGLPEKLAQKNPMYQKERETPPRFAQPGSFEFEYSQRWKSLDEMEKQQREQVAKNMKDAKDKLESEMEDAYHEHQANLLRQDLMRRQEELRRMEELHNQEMQKRKEIQLRQEEERRRREEEMMIRQREMEEQMRRQREENYSRMGYMDPRERDMRMGGAATMNMGDPYASAAQKFPPLGGGGGIGYEANPGVGQAAMSGSMMGSDMVKMKAE; this comes from the exons ATGTCGCGGGATCGCTTCCGTAGCcgtggcggcggtggcggcggctttcaccggcgcggcggcggcggcggccgcggcggcccCAACCACGATTTCCGCTCGCCGCCGCCCGGCATGGGCATGGGACAGAACCGCGGCCCGATGGCGGGCGGCCCACAAGGCCCAGGCGGTCCGCCGGGAGGAGGCCCGAAGCCCGAACCGCCGAAGCCGCCTACGTCCACCCCTGCTCCGCCTTCTTCATCCTCTTCAGCGTCCGCCACCACGGCGGGACCCACCGGCAGCCAGGCGGGAGCGCCTCCATCCTCTGCGCTTCCCgcggggcagcagccacagcagcaacCGCCGGTTTCGGCTCCCTCCTCGTCTCCCTCCGGCCCGCAGCCGCAATCcaagcccagccccagccccacaccggCCGGCGGCCCTAAGAAAGGACAAGGACAGTCTCCCGGCGGCGGCCCCAAGGGGCCGGGTGGCCCGCAGCAGGGGCCGCACAAGGGCGGGCCGGGGCACCGCggcgggccgggcggggagccgcggggccgtgggcagcagcaccagggccaGCAGAGCCTCGGGGCACTGCAGGGCTCGGGAGAAAGGAGCGAGAAGCTGTCGGACGAG GGTTTTAAAGCGAACCTCTCTCTCCTGAGGCGACCCGGGGAGAAGACGTACACACAGCGCTGCCGGTTGTTTGTTGGGAATTTGCCTGCTGATATCACAGACGAAGACTTTAAAAGACTGTTTGCCAAATATGGGGAGCCGGGAGAGGTTTTTATTAACAAGGGGAAAGGCTTTGGATTCATTAAACTG GAATCTAGAGCTCTTGCAGAAATCGCAAAGGCAGAGTTGGACGATACCCCCATGAGGGGCCGGCAGCTCCGCGTTCGCTTTGCCACTCACGCCGCTGCCCTGTCGGTGCGGAACCTCTCCCCCTATGTATCCAACGAGTTGCTCGAGGAAGCTTTTTCCCAGTTTGGTCCGGTGGAAAGAGCTGTTGTGATTGTAGATGATCGAGGTAGATCAACAGGAAAAGGCATTGTTGAGTTTGCATCAAAGCCAGCTGCAAGGAAAGCGTTTGAACGGTGTACTGAGGGGGTGTTTTTGTTGACAAC cactCCCAGGCCAGTTATTGTGGAGCCATTGGAACAACTGGATGATGAAGATGGTCTTCCAGAAAAGCTTGCTCAGAAGAATCCGATGTATCAAAA GGAAAGAGAGACTCCTCCCCGTTTTGCTCAGCCTGGCAGTTTTGAATTTGAATATTCCCAGAGATGGAAATCTTTAgatgaaatggaaaagcagcagagagagcaggTGGCAAAAAACATGAAAGATGCCAAGGACAAACTTGAAAGTGAGATGGAAGATGCTTATCATGAGCATCAGGCAAACCTCCTGCGTCAAG ACCTTATGAGGcgccaggaggagctgaggcGTATGGAAGAACTCCATAATCAGGAAATGCAGAAACGCAAGGAAATTCAGCTGAG gcaggaggaggagcgTCGCCGGCGGGAGGAGGAGATGATGATCCGCCAGCGGGAGATGGAAGAGCAGATGAGAAGACAGAGGGAAGAGAATTATAGTAGAATGGGTTACATGGATCCA AGAGAGCGAGACATGAGAATGGGTGGTGCTGCCACAATGAACATGGGAG ATCCTTATGCTTCAGCAGCCCAGAAATTCCCACCTCTGGGAGGTGGTGGCGGCATAGGTTATGAAGCTAATCCAGGAGTTGGCCAAGCAGCCATGAGTGGTTCTATGATGGGAAGTGACATG GTGAAGATGAAAGCTGAGTGA
- the SFPQ gene encoding splicing factor, proline- and glutamine-rich isoform X1 has translation MSRDRFRSRGGGGGGFHRRGGGGGRGGPNHDFRSPPPGMGMGQNRGPMAGGPQGPGGPPGGGPKPEPPKPPTSTPAPPSSSSSASATTAGPTGSQAGAPPSSALPAGQQPQQQPPVSAPSSSPSGPQPQSKPSPSPTPAGGPKKGQGQSPGGGPKGPGGPQQGPHKGGPGHRGGPGGEPRGRGQQHQGQQSLGALQGSGERSEKLSDEGFKANLSLLRRPGEKTYTQRCRLFVGNLPADITDEDFKRLFAKYGEPGEVFINKGKGFGFIKLESRALAEIAKAELDDTPMRGRQLRVRFATHAAALSVRNLSPYVSNELLEEAFSQFGPVERAVVIVDDRGRSTGKGIVEFASKPAARKAFERCTEGVFLLTTTPRPVIVEPLEQLDDEDGLPEKLAQKNPMYQKERETPPRFAQPGSFEFEYSQRWKSLDEMEKQQREQVAKNMKDAKDKLESEMEDAYHEHQANLLRQDLMRRQEELRRMEELHNQEMQKRKEIQLRQEEERRRREEEMMIRQREMEEQMRRQREENYSRMGYMDPRERDMRMGGAATMNMGDPYASAAQKFPPLGGGGGIGYEANPGVGQAAMSGSMMGSDMVTYPVVALA, from the exons ATGTCGCGGGATCGCTTCCGTAGCcgtggcggcggtggcggcggctttcaccggcgcggcggcggcggcggccgcggcggcccCAACCACGATTTCCGCTCGCCGCCGCCCGGCATGGGCATGGGACAGAACCGCGGCCCGATGGCGGGCGGCCCACAAGGCCCAGGCGGTCCGCCGGGAGGAGGCCCGAAGCCCGAACCGCCGAAGCCGCCTACGTCCACCCCTGCTCCGCCTTCTTCATCCTCTTCAGCGTCCGCCACCACGGCGGGACCCACCGGCAGCCAGGCGGGAGCGCCTCCATCCTCTGCGCTTCCCgcggggcagcagccacagcagcaacCGCCGGTTTCGGCTCCCTCCTCGTCTCCCTCCGGCCCGCAGCCGCAATCcaagcccagccccagccccacaccggCCGGCGGCCCTAAGAAAGGACAAGGACAGTCTCCCGGCGGCGGCCCCAAGGGGCCGGGTGGCCCGCAGCAGGGGCCGCACAAGGGCGGGCCGGGGCACCGCggcgggccgggcggggagccgcggggccgtgggcagcagcaccagggccaGCAGAGCCTCGGGGCACTGCAGGGCTCGGGAGAAAGGAGCGAGAAGCTGTCGGACGAG GGTTTTAAAGCGAACCTCTCTCTCCTGAGGCGACCCGGGGAGAAGACGTACACACAGCGCTGCCGGTTGTTTGTTGGGAATTTGCCTGCTGATATCACAGACGAAGACTTTAAAAGACTGTTTGCCAAATATGGGGAGCCGGGAGAGGTTTTTATTAACAAGGGGAAAGGCTTTGGATTCATTAAACTG GAATCTAGAGCTCTTGCAGAAATCGCAAAGGCAGAGTTGGACGATACCCCCATGAGGGGCCGGCAGCTCCGCGTTCGCTTTGCCACTCACGCCGCTGCCCTGTCGGTGCGGAACCTCTCCCCCTATGTATCCAACGAGTTGCTCGAGGAAGCTTTTTCCCAGTTTGGTCCGGTGGAAAGAGCTGTTGTGATTGTAGATGATCGAGGTAGATCAACAGGAAAAGGCATTGTTGAGTTTGCATCAAAGCCAGCTGCAAGGAAAGCGTTTGAACGGTGTACTGAGGGGGTGTTTTTGTTGACAAC cactCCCAGGCCAGTTATTGTGGAGCCATTGGAACAACTGGATGATGAAGATGGTCTTCCAGAAAAGCTTGCTCAGAAGAATCCGATGTATCAAAA GGAAAGAGAGACTCCTCCCCGTTTTGCTCAGCCTGGCAGTTTTGAATTTGAATATTCCCAGAGATGGAAATCTTTAgatgaaatggaaaagcagcagagagagcaggTGGCAAAAAACATGAAAGATGCCAAGGACAAACTTGAAAGTGAGATGGAAGATGCTTATCATGAGCATCAGGCAAACCTCCTGCGTCAAG ACCTTATGAGGcgccaggaggagctgaggcGTATGGAAGAACTCCATAATCAGGAAATGCAGAAACGCAAGGAAATTCAGCTGAG gcaggaggaggagcgTCGCCGGCGGGAGGAGGAGATGATGATCCGCCAGCGGGAGATGGAAGAGCAGATGAGAAGACAGAGGGAAGAGAATTATAGTAGAATGGGTTACATGGATCCA AGAGAGCGAGACATGAGAATGGGTGGTGCTGCCACAATGAACATGGGAG ATCCTTATGCTTCAGCAGCCCAGAAATTCCCACCTCTGGGAGGTGGTGGCGGCATAGGTTATGAAGCTAATCCAGGAGTTGGCCAAGCAGCCATGAGTGGTTCTATGATGGGAAGTGACATGGTAACGTATCCTGTGGTGGCTTTAGCTTAG
- the LOC125337533 gene encoding platelet-activating factor receptor-like — protein sequence MAAAFTALRVLLGLFFFLTGALKVSDWLSADLHRHMEPGMNSSVPGLLPVEHPGECVPSNPVQFMLVPVVYCLVLCVGLPGNLVALLVFLQSVKVRKAIRIYLINLTLADILFNLTLPLWIHYYLAGGDWLLSEAACRLAGAAYYLATYSAITFMALISLNRFCAVRAARRALPLTGPRGATLACALAWLLGLGCAVPTLATHQTFPTRAGTTACFEQHGRQRGYAYAMVGFFSATFLVVLGTYASIARALSVPAAASPGSHRQQARAMVLGMLLIFVVCVAPYHLTLAPWVGSRPPAPLCGPPDTLDVLHTLSVALLSLNSCLDPLIYCFSIRRFRADLGRTLRNIGRCFPLPPPAPPGAAPGARASSFTSS from the exons ATGGCGGCGGCCTTCACCGCCCTCCGTGTCCTGCTTGGgctcttcttcttcctcacgGGCGCGCTGAAGGTGTCGGACTGGCTCTCGGCCGACCTGCACCGGCACATG GAGCCCGGGATGAACAGCTCGGTGCCGGGACTGCTGCCGGTGGAACACCCTGGCGAGTGCGTGCCCAGCAACCCGGTGCAGTTCATGCTGGTGCCTGTTGTCTACTGCCTGGTGCTGTGTGTGGGGCTGCCAGGCAACCTGGTGGCATTGCTGGTCTTCCTGCAGAGTGTCAAGGTGAGGAAGGCCATCCGCATCTACCTCATCAACCTCACGCTGGCCGACATCCTCTTCAACCTCACCCTGCCCCTCTGGATCCACTACTACCTGGCTGGGGGGGACTGGCTACTCTCAGAGGCTGCCTGTCGCCTGGCCGGGGCCGCCTACTACCTGGCAACCTACAGTGCCATCACCTTCATGGCGCTCATCAGCTTAAACCGGTTCTGCGCGGTGCGGGCGGCACGGCGGGCACTGCCGCTGACGGGGCCCCGAGGCGCCACGCTGGCCTgtgccctggcctggctgctgggaCTGGGCTGTGCCGTGCCCACCCTGGCCACTCACCAGACCTTCCCCACCCGTGCTGGGACCACTGCCTGCTTTGAGCAGCACGGGCGGCAGCGGGGCTATGCCTACGCCATGGTGGGCTTCTTCTCCGCCACCTtcctggtggtgctgggcacCTACGCCTCCATCGCCCGGGCACTCTCGGTGCCCGCCGCAGCCTCACCAGGCTCCCACAGGCAGCAGGCCCGTGCCAtggtgctggggatgctgctgatCTTTGTGGTCTGTGTGGCCCCCTACCACCTGACACTGGCCCCCTGGGTGGGCAGCCGGCCCCCCGCACCGCTCTGCGGGCCCCCCGACACCCTGGATGTGCTGCACACACTGAGTGtggccctgctcagcctcaaCAGCTGCCTGGACCCCCTCATCTACTGCTTCTCCATCCGGCGCTTCCGCGCTGACCTGGGACGGACCCTGCGCAACATCGGCCGGTGCTTCCCGCTGCCCCCGCCGGCCCCCCCCGGGGCAGCGCCTGGCGCCCGAGCTTCCTCCTTCACCTCCTCGTAG